A stretch of Paenibacillus sp. URB8-2 DNA encodes these proteins:
- a CDS encoding undecaprenyl-diphosphate phosphatase — protein sequence MDLLAIIKAVILGLVEGLTEFAPVSSTGHMIIVDDMWLKSQELLGKYTANTFKVVIQLGSILAVVVIFRNRFIDLLGLKRFSRGSLEPVPDGQPPQIHTPGRLRLGQVLVGLIPAGVLGMLFEDYIDEYLFSTSTVLIGLVIGAIFMICADLFAPKRVKAQSVDQITYGQALGVGLIQCFSLWPGFSRSGSTISGGVLLGMSHRAAADFTFIMAVPIMAGASFISLLKNWQYFTMDALPFFIAGFISAFVFALLSMRFFLKLINRIKLLPFAIYRIVLAAFVYIIFF from the coding sequence TTGGATCTGCTCGCAATTATCAAAGCCGTTATTTTGGGTCTGGTGGAAGGCCTGACCGAATTTGCTCCGGTGTCCTCAACGGGTCACATGATTATTGTCGACGACATGTGGTTGAAATCTCAGGAACTTCTCGGAAAATACACGGCCAATACGTTTAAGGTCGTAATACAGCTCGGCTCAATCCTTGCGGTCGTCGTCATCTTTAGAAATCGTTTCATCGATCTGCTTGGACTGAAACGCTTCAGCCGGGGATCGCTTGAGCCGGTCCCGGACGGCCAACCGCCGCAGATACATACGCCAGGCCGTCTGAGGCTTGGGCAGGTCCTGGTTGGTCTGATCCCGGCGGGTGTTCTGGGAATGCTGTTCGAGGATTACATTGACGAGTACCTCTTCTCGACGTCGACCGTGCTGATCGGGCTTGTGATCGGCGCCATATTTATGATCTGCGCGGATTTGTTCGCTCCGAAGCGTGTCAAGGCGCAGAGCGTTGACCAGATTACATACGGGCAGGCGCTTGGGGTCGGTCTGATCCAGTGTTTCTCACTGTGGCCCGGCTTCTCGCGTTCCGGCTCGACGATTTCGGGAGGCGTCCTTCTGGGCATGAGCCATCGCGCCGCCGCCGACTTCACCTTTATCATGGCGGTGCCCATTATGGCAGGCGCGAGCTTTATCTCATTGCTCAAGAACTGGCAGTACTTTACGATGGACGCGCTGCCGTTCTTTATCGCCGGATTTATCAGCGCCTTCGTGTTCGCGCTGCTGTCGATGCGGTTCTTCCTGAAGCTGATCAACCGCATCAAGCTGCTGCCGTTCGCCATCTACCGCATCGTGCTGGCCGCCTTCGTCTATATTATTTTCTTTTAA
- a CDS encoding serine/threonine protein kinase: MFASLRAFLSAWRDYPREEGELIGKRYKVLSRIGMGSYGLAYRCLDTLENRQVALKQAKPSKGNVGKKMLMRERDILRQLDHPYIPAFRDFFEEAGSAWLVNDYVEGLTLEQLIFEQGRIFWEQDTLRFALNLMKRVNHVHERGYVHLDLRIPNVIIRGEDIYLIDFGLARRIGDERSSCDGEPELDKDGLPRRMPAAIASDLHDIGHLMLFMLYSGYTPIPGSEERSWSEELELTPGMRRILLRLLEESNRYTESCEFIREIEQAISNSESKSTDS; the protein is encoded by the coding sequence TTGTTTGCAAGCCTGCGCGCATTTCTATCCGCCTGGAGGGATTATCCCCGGGAGGAGGGAGAGCTGATCGGAAAGCGGTACAAGGTGCTGTCCCGGATCGGTATGGGAAGCTATGGACTAGCATACCGCTGCCTGGACACGCTGGAGAATCGCCAGGTAGCCCTCAAACAGGCAAAACCGAGCAAAGGGAATGTTGGGAAAAAAATGCTGATGCGGGAACGGGATATCTTGCGGCAGTTGGATCATCCCTATATCCCTGCCTTCAGAGATTTTTTTGAGGAAGCGGGCTCGGCATGGTTGGTTAACGATTATGTAGAGGGGCTTACGCTGGAACAATTAATTTTCGAGCAAGGCCGCATATTCTGGGAGCAGGACACGCTGCGCTTTGCCTTGAATTTGATGAAGCGGGTGAACCATGTGCATGAACGAGGCTACGTCCACCTCGATCTTCGTATTCCGAATGTCATTATCCGGGGAGAGGATATTTATTTAATCGACTTCGGACTGGCCCGCCGGATCGGGGACGAAAGATCGAGCTGCGACGGCGAACCCGAGCTGGATAAAGACGGGCTGCCGAGGCGCATGCCCGCGGCCATAGCCTCCGATTTGCACGATATCGGGCATCTCATGCTCTTCATGCTGTATTCCGGTTACACCCCGATTCCAGGCAGCGAAGAGCGCAGCTGGTCGGAAGAGCTGGAGCTTACGCCGGGGATGCGGAGGATACTGCTGAGACTTCTGGAAGAATCGAATCGTTATACGGAATCCTGTGAGTTCATTCGGGAAATAGAGCAGGCTATATCCAATTCGGAGTCGAAGTCGACGGATTCATAA
- a CDS encoding YitT family protein yields MRNQSSGARLPLKLFVNLVGTFLLSFTYYHINYQNHLTEGGFVGLSLLGKYILGLSPSVTVLLLDLPVLLIALAFKGKGFVCNTFISAGSFTVFYGLMERYSGMMLDFHGNLALAALLSGLLTGLGSGLVLRCGGASGGDDILSLLISEWKGIKVGTVFIMMDIAVLLLSLFYMPLRETMYTAMAVIVAGQVITFTTTLGKPKRGKKLRVQPGARGRQEAAATVAGKL; encoded by the coding sequence ATGAGGAATCAAAGCAGCGGTGCTCGTCTGCCGCTAAAATTATTTGTCAATTTGGTCGGAACGTTTTTGCTAAGCTTTACTTACTATCACATCAACTATCAGAATCATCTCACTGAAGGCGGGTTCGTAGGCTTGTCGCTCCTCGGCAAGTATATTCTGGGTCTGTCGCCATCCGTCACCGTTTTGCTGCTTGATCTGCCTGTTCTGCTGATAGCGCTGGCGTTCAAAGGAAAAGGATTTGTCTGCAATACGTTTATTTCCGCAGGATCATTTACCGTATTCTACGGACTGATGGAGCGTTACTCGGGAATGATGCTCGATTTCCATGGCAATCTGGCGCTTGCGGCGCTGCTTTCCGGCCTGCTGACAGGGCTTGGCTCGGGACTGGTGCTGCGATGTGGAGGCGCAAGCGGCGGAGACGACATTTTATCTCTGCTGATCAGCGAATGGAAGGGAATCAAGGTAGGTACGGTATTCATCATGATGGATATCGCCGTACTGCTGCTCTCGCTGTTCTACATGCCGCTGAGGGAGACGATGTACACGGCTATGGCGGTGATTGTGGCCGGTCAGGTGATCACGTTTACCACCACGCTTGGCAAGCCGAAACGCGGCAAGAAACTTCGGGTTCAGCCTGGAGCTCGAGGCCGTCAGGAAGCCGCCGCAACCGTCGCGGGCAAGTTATAA
- a CDS encoding Crp/Fnr family transcriptional regulator has product MILHKGEILFRQGDSCHTLYQVKSGLFKVTRLHENGNIVLFNILYPGETVPHHSLISPKDAHGTATALMRSEVESIPASEWYRQLRDEPGKAMEIALLLQEKVRFMQTRLDHLTVGTPAERLELLSGWLDDYSHGVPLTELLTQEEIGQLIGVRRETVNRLLRG; this is encoded by the coding sequence ATGATACTGCACAAAGGGGAGATTTTATTCCGGCAGGGCGACAGCTGCCATACGCTATACCAAGTGAAGAGCGGTTTGTTCAAAGTGACAAGGCTGCATGAGAACGGTAATATCGTGCTGTTCAACATCTTGTATCCCGGCGAGACGGTGCCCCACCATTCGCTCATATCGCCTAAGGATGCTCATGGGACGGCCACGGCGCTCATGAGAAGCGAGGTCGAGAGCATCCCCGCATCGGAATGGTACCGTCAATTGCGGGATGAACCCGGCAAGGCTATGGAGATTGCGCTGCTGCTCCAAGAGAAAGTAAGATTCATGCAGACCCGTCTGGACCATCTTACGGTCGGGACGCCCGCCGAAAGGCTGGAGCTGCTGAGCGGATGGCTGGATGACTATTCGCATGGAGTCCCGCTGACCGAACTGCTGACCCAGGAAGAGATCGGACAGCTGATCGGCGTCCGCAGAGAGACCGTGAACAGACTGCTCCGGGGCTAA
- a CDS encoding general stress protein, translating to MTILVVGIFGHKTDASLAIQDLRDSGIKTKKISVVAKEKSVVSELSRNTGVAKPQEGLGSIGLFGTAKGIAIGLNMLPDTAVAAGPAARRLAGAEFGDDPGEDGIVVGLIGIGIPKEDAEAYEKHVDLGHVIVIAALEQAESGRVSKLFESHQAIPLN from the coding sequence ATGACCATACTGGTCGTTGGCATATTCGGACATAAGACGGATGCTTCGCTGGCCATTCAAGATCTTCGGGACAGCGGTATCAAAACCAAGAAAATTTCGGTAGTAGCCAAAGAAAAAAGCGTGGTCAGCGAGCTGAGCCGCAATACCGGCGTTGCCAAACCGCAGGAGGGACTGGGCAGCATAGGATTGTTCGGTACGGCGAAAGGGATCGCGATCGGACTGAACATGCTGCCGGACACGGCAGTTGCGGCGGGACCGGCGGCACGGAGGCTCGCTGGCGCGGAGTTCGGTGACGATCCGGGAGAGGACGGAATCGTAGTCGGCCTGATCGGAATCGGAATTCCGAAAGAGGACGCCGAGGCATACGAGAAGCATGTGGACCTTGGACATGTGATCGTGATTGCTGCGCTTGAGCAGGCGGAGAGCGGGAGAGTCAGTAAGCTGTTCGAGAGCCATCAAGCCATCCCCTTGAATTAG
- a CDS encoding AI-2E family transporter, whose amino-acid sequence MLLQNKFFRTTLGIIFLLLILYLGSKVIVLFSPIATIINLLLVPMMLSGFLYYLLRPLVNHLEKRKLKRPVSILLIYLVFIGLIVIFWVAVWPTLQDQIQNFIDNLPYLVQDIQKQFDLLRENPMFARFFRGESDLTVRLTEYLQNAVTWVTNSMSNLITVISNIVVVIATLPVILYYMLKDSHKLPRMLLGLVPRKYRKEGQETLEDIDSALSSFIVTRVILNLILGAILYIGFLVIGLPYALLLALVSVPLNFIPYIGAILSAVPVVIVGFIESPMTALWSLVIIIVGQQIQDNLLTPIIYGKSLDVHPLTTVIIVLIGGEFYGIMGVLIALPVYMTAKIIFLRIYEIVVAERTDEV is encoded by the coding sequence TTGCTGCTGCAGAACAAGTTCTTCCGTACCACGCTTGGAATCATATTCCTTCTGCTTATTCTTTATCTGGGCTCCAAAGTCATCGTTCTGTTCTCGCCCATCGCAACCATCATCAATCTCCTGCTCGTGCCGATGATGCTGTCCGGATTCTTGTACTATCTGCTTCGTCCGCTGGTCAATCATCTGGAAAAAAGAAAGCTAAAGCGCCCGGTCTCTATTCTGCTCATCTATCTGGTGTTCATCGGGCTGATCGTCATTTTCTGGGTTGCCGTCTGGCCGACGCTGCAGGATCAGATCCAGAATTTTATCGACAATCTCCCTTATCTGGTTCAGGACATCCAGAAACAGTTTGACCTTCTGCGCGAGAATCCGATGTTTGCGCGGTTCTTCCGGGGCGAATCGGATTTGACCGTACGTCTGACCGAGTATCTGCAAAACGCGGTAACCTGGGTAACCAACTCCATGAGCAATCTCATTACCGTCATTTCCAATATTGTTGTCGTTATTGCCACGCTGCCGGTTATTTTGTACTACATGCTGAAGGACAGCCACAAGCTGCCCCGTATGCTGCTCGGCCTCGTCCCGAGAAAATACCGCAAGGAAGGGCAGGAGACGCTGGAGGATATCGACTCGGCGCTCAGCAGCTTTATCGTCACCCGGGTTATTCTGAACCTGATTCTGGGCGCCATCCTCTATATCGGATTTCTTGTGATCGGTCTGCCGTACGCCCTGCTGCTTGCCCTTGTTTCGGTGCCGCTGAACTTCATCCCCTATATCGGCGCCATTTTGTCCGCGGTTCCGGTTGTCATCGTGGGATTTATTGAATCTCCCATGACCGCCTTATGGTCCCTGGTTATTATCATCGTTGGCCAGCAAATTCAGGATAACCTGCTGACGCCGATCATTTACGGCAAATCCCTGGATGTCCATCCGTTGACTACGGTAATCATTGTACTCATAGGCGGTGAATTTTACGGTATTATGGGTGTGCTTATTGCGCTGCCGGTCTATATGACCGCCAAAATTATTTTTCTGCGGATATACGAAATTGTCGTTGCGGAGCGGACAGACGAAGTCTAA
- a CDS encoding uracil-DNA glycosylase: MFGNDWDEVLHDETQKPYFQDLRYTLAGEYKQYTVYPPKELLFSALKLTSYSATRVVILGQDPYHGAGQAHGLSFSVMPGVKIPPSLRNIYSELASDTGANNSNHGSLLHWAEQGVLLLNAVLTVREGQPNSHKGIGWERFTDAIMEKLNERDTPLVFILWGSHAQQKGAFIDQSRHKVIQSPHPSPFSAHRGFLGSRPFSRTNEFLNTHGLEPIDWSIPNI, encoded by the coding sequence ATGTTTGGCAACGATTGGGACGAGGTGCTGCATGACGAGACGCAAAAGCCTTATTTTCAGGACCTGCGTTATACACTGGCGGGAGAATACAAGCAGTATACGGTTTATCCGCCGAAGGAACTGCTGTTCTCTGCCTTGAAGCTGACGTCCTACAGCGCGACTAGGGTGGTTATTTTGGGACAGGACCCCTACCACGGCGCGGGCCAAGCCCACGGACTCAGCTTTTCGGTAATGCCCGGTGTGAAGATTCCGCCGTCGCTACGCAATATTTATTCGGAGCTGGCCAGTGATACGGGAGCTAATAATTCGAATCACGGATCGCTGCTGCACTGGGCGGAGCAAGGGGTGCTGCTGCTCAATGCGGTGCTGACTGTGCGCGAAGGCCAGCCCAATTCTCATAAAGGAATAGGCTGGGAAAGGTTTACGGATGCCATTATGGAGAAGCTTAATGAGAGGGACACGCCGCTGGTATTCATTTTATGGGGCAGTCATGCCCAGCAGAAGGGCGCTTTTATCGACCAGAGCCGTCATAAAGTCATCCAGTCGCCGCATCCGAGTCCGTTCTCGGCTCACCGGGGCTTCCTCGGCAGCCGTCCGTTCTCGCGGACGAATGAATTTCTGAACACTCACGGTCTGGAACCGATCGACTGGTCCATACCGAATATATAG
- the rnhA gene encoding ribonuclease H, with the protein MAKQKYYVVWEGRKPGVYATWADCKQQTDQFTGAKYKSYESKTAAEEAFRAGWKGNWGQTGTGKGGSGAGAQGGYSPKRSGTPTHVEPIDYDSISVDVGTRGNPGPVEYKGVDTRTGEVIFSCGPISKGTNNLGEFLAIVHALALLQKEGSGKTVYSDSVNAMKWVREKKVSTTLPRDHTTEEIWGLIDRAVNWLQTHTYDNKVLKWQTRLWGEIKADYGRK; encoded by the coding sequence ATGGCGAAGCAGAAATATTATGTGGTCTGGGAGGGCCGGAAGCCGGGGGTATACGCGACCTGGGCGGATTGCAAGCAGCAAACGGACCAGTTCACGGGTGCGAAATACAAATCCTATGAGTCCAAAACAGCCGCGGAGGAAGCGTTCCGGGCGGGCTGGAAAGGCAACTGGGGCCAAACGGGAACCGGAAAAGGCGGCTCAGGCGCTGGGGCTCAGGGAGGCTATTCCCCCAAGAGATCGGGAACGCCGACACATGTGGAACCCATTGACTACGACAGTATTTCGGTCGATGTGGGAACAAGAGGGAATCCGGGTCCTGTCGAGTACAAAGGCGTAGATACACGGACGGGCGAAGTCATCTTCTCCTGCGGTCCAATCAGCAAAGGCACGAATAATCTCGGGGAATTCCTCGCTATCGTGCATGCGCTTGCGCTTTTGCAGAAAGAAGGCAGCGGTAAGACGGTATACAGCGATTCGGTCAATGCGATGAAATGGGTCAGGGAGAAAAAGGTTTCGACCACCCTTCCCCGCGATCATACGACGGAGGAGATCTGGGGACTTATTGACCGCGCAGTGAACTGGCTTCAGACGCATACATATGATAACAAGGTGCTGAAGTGGCAGACCCGGCTGTGGGGGGAGATCAAGGCCGATTACGGAAGAAAATAA